One Gossypium hirsutum isolate 1008001.06 chromosome A08, Gossypium_hirsutum_v2.1, whole genome shotgun sequence genomic window, ATGATGGTGATACTCACATTAACAAGCAACAATGGTTTGATCAGTACCCGGTAAGGAAAATCTACGACGACCATCCTCCACCAATAAACGCGGTGGAGGAAACGACCGTCATAAGGAGGTTGAAGAGAAACAGTAGCTCATACCCAGATTTAAGACAGGAATCTTTGTGGGAAAATAGCGAAGATCGGTCTCGTTTTTACGATGATTATGCAATAAAGTATTATAATGATGAAGTTCATGAGCTTCGCCGGAGCTGGAGAAGTGATCATCGGTTCGAAGAATGTGAACCCAAGGTTATTATTTCTCCGGCGAAGTCACCAGCTCGTTCAACACCGCCACCTCCGCCTCCAACTCCGCCTCCTGCAGCTGCATATCGTAAACCAAGGCGAAGTTATCAAGCTGTTGGCCGGAACGAGAATGTGAATAATACTCAGAAGTTTCATGTTAAGTACGATGGAAGTGAGTCTCCGGCTCCGCAGCCATTGAAGCCACCGCCGCCTCCTGCAGCTGGATATCGTAAACCAAGGCGAAGTTATCAAGCTGTTGGCCGGAAAGAGAATGTGAATAATGCTCAAAAGTTTCATGTTGAGTACGATGGAAGTGAGTCTCCGGCTCCTCAGCCAGTAACTCCACCTCCACCGCCGCCTCCTCCGCCACGACGACCACCGTCGCCGGTTTCTCAACTGGGATATAGTTCAGAACAAAGGTACGGGAAATTGGAACGTAGAAAAAGTAATGCAACGAAAGAAATAAAGATGGTTTTTGCTTCTTtaaggaagagaaagaaaaagaaggctAAAGACGATTATCGATATGAATCGCCGGCTAATTATTCCACCAGCATTCCCCCACCgtcaccaccaccacctccaccgCCAATGCCTCCACCACCATCTTCCGTCTTTAAAAAATACAATCTCTTTAAATCAAAAGGCAGCAAAAGCAAAAGAATCCATTCAGTTCCACCTCCACCGCCGCCGCTGCCGCCACCGTCGTCAGTTTCAAAACCAAAGCAAAACACTCAAtccccaccaccaccaccaccaccaccacctgcaCCGCCAACACCACCACTCAGACCGTCAAGAAGACGAACCACAACCAATGCCAACAACTATAAGCCACCATTACCGACAACAAAACCAAGCACCAGCTTTTACCATGTCGACGAGAATGTAAACAGCGGAGAACAGTCACCGTTAATCCCCAAACCACCACCTCCACCGCCAGAattcaatgatgatgaaaaagTCAGCATGATGGACGGTGATGATGGGGCTATTGTTGGAAGGGTCCCAGTGTTTTGTCCCAGTCCAGATGTTAACGCAAAAGCTGAAACCTTTATTGCCAGACTCAGAGATGGGTGGAAATTAGAGAAAATAAATTCCATGAAAGAGAAGCAAgaggataaaaaattataaaacaaaattcagagatttcccttcttttttttcttctgaaTTTGATTTTCCCTAATCAATTGAATATTATTATGATGGGAACTGAGGAAAAAGCTTCATGAGAGTTCAATGTTTTTTTCTTAATGAACACTTTCATGAAGATCATTGTAAGTTTgaatgtgtgtgtgtgtttgtttATATATGACTCAACCATGTTTTAATTTGGTGTCTGCGTATTGACAATGAGGGCTCTTATTGTGGGTTTTTTTGTTCATCAATTGGAGCCTTTGTggtttgttttttcttcttcgtAGCAATTAAAAATGGTGTGATTTTTGTAATTTGATCCTTTGTTATGAATATTACTTCTTCTATAAAAGATGCTTGATAAGGCACCTTACATTTTCAAAGGGAAAATGTAAGTAAGATCAACTACGAATCCCgaacataaaacataaaagaaacataTATACGTACAAGATTTTCTTTTATAATCTTTTAGTATACGTATGGATATAATAGATACTTGTTTTGAAATTTGGGAAAACTAGCAGCAACAATAGCTGTTAAAGTAGTggattcaattaaattaaatacaatatataGGGGATCAAAAGCAAACAACTCAGAGAAAAATGTCTGTCTTGGTcccatttcatatattcattgcTTCAATGTTCAAATAAAACACTATGTGACCAGCCTGAAAAAAAGTGCACACTTAACTTTAAACTTTgccattttcataataatttctTTACTTCAAGACATGGGGCATGGACCATATCAtgattgatatttttaatttgacAGAATTTCAATCACCCTAAATTAGTAAGGATAACCCGAACATCCAtccgaaatttgaaaaaaattgagaaaaaattagCAACTGCCCCTACCATTGAAAGAGCATGGCATATATATCTTACCATGGGATGCCATTTCTTTGTGCTCTTTTTTTAGTACAACGCAAAGGACTGATACAAAACATTTTCCAGGACCTCAAATCCTGTTTTCTCGAACTTAACCGACATTCCAAAATGCCGACAAAAATGACCGCTGCTACTGTCAACAACAGGTCGTTTCATCGAGTAAAAAACCCGAAGGAGAAGTGAAAGGAAGATCATTGTCCTAGAGCTTTATGTTGATCCTTTCAGACCATTTAAATATATCGGAATAAACACGATCTCCACCAATGTCCTCCCCGGTAGCCCCAGCAGCAACTCGTAGAACATCCTCGATCAAAGCGAAATTTCCCAATAAATCAACGTGAGAACCACTTTGGGTGCCTCGACCTTCTAAAAGATTAGCCGGAGGTGCATGTTTGTACTCTCGATTGTAAGTACGTATTCCCGAAGGGTTGAACCTGGTTTTACCACGCCAACCTTTTGCACACATGAAACCCGCGCTTATGATAGGAACGGTTTCGTCTCCGTCACCAGAGAAAACACCACCTCTTAGACATGAATCTTCACTATCACCGTCTACAGAGGTGTCTATTTGAAATGGAATTGAGCAATCACTTGGAGGAGCTACTTTGTAGATATAACCTCTTTCGGTGGGGAGTCCAACTCCATATAACGAGTAAATTTCCATGTCCGGAGCATTCGGTAGCCTGCAAATTCATCCAGGATTTGTCAGGGAAACAGCTAGTACTAGAAAAAACCGAGAAGGTGAAAACACTCACTTTGTTTCTAAGGGGTTTGACCAATATTTGTACTGGTCATACTTCGGGTCATCCAAATCATCGGCTATCCCGTACGAAAAATGAGAAGCTCCCCGTGCCATCAACTTCGGGGCAACATAATGAAGCAGGTCCAAAATCGATCCAGCAGTGTAAACTTCGTGATCAGCAACCGCTTTGATAGCTCGATTTCCCATTTCATGATATTCTAACCATATATCGCAGTTACTCGAGTTCGTAAGCTTATCACCCTTTGCAACATGCTGCTAATCAATAATTAATCAGATATAAACATGAAGCAATCAAAAACGAAATAGCGCAATAAGTGGATATTACCTTGAAATCAACCCTCTCGATTTTGGAGGAATGTGTTTCGGCCCAATCTTTACTAAATGAAATAAGTCTCCCGTAATTCACACCTTTCGTATCACAGATATTGCCGTTTCCACCAGTATTACGAGTGCTATTGTCCGTCCCCTTTTTTGCACTATTGTTAACAGTTTCTGTTTCAGGCGACCAATCTAGACCGCCCCAGATAGTTTCTCCACCCTTGGGTATCATCGAAAAAGTAGCATCCCATGTTCGGAACATCCGCATTAAATGCTTAAATGTTTGAAGACCGAGTACGTCTTTGTCCAACAAACCCGGTGCTTGAGCCCTGTTTAACAGTTAACATTTCATCAAGCTCCAAAACCAAACACGATTCACAAAGATATATTTGCATGATTTACAAAACGAAGTACCTGAGAGCTGCTATATCCCGGACTTCAATAGAAAAATGCAGTGCAATAGATTTCGGACTACCTAAAAAGGGTGCACCAATATTCATTATGGCCTTAATGTGCTTCGCACACCAATCTGGACCACCACCACCACCCCTTGGAGCCGGTGTTTCGACCCATTTCATGAAATGCAGAAAGTACTGAACTCCCATCGAATGTGGAAGGACTACTACTTTTTTCCCACCGTGTGTAGCGACCAAGAGCTCGATATTACTTTTTATTCGGGTCAAAGATTGGTCCCGGATCTGATTTATTCAAATAGCCATAATAAGATAATCCCGGAGAGTTGTAAACATTTAAAGTATATATGTATGTCTGAAAGATTAAGTGCATACCTCGGTGTTCTGAAATGATAACCTCCAATCATAAGCAGCCATATACAACGATTTTTCCTCGTACCCAATATGAGCCAAATTAGCTATTACGACAGCCCAAACAAAATAACCCGTAGCAAAATAATCAGCTGCCACAAGTCCAGTTACAGGTCTGACTCTTATACCAGGAGGGTCGAATCCCGTATCATTATCAAGCGATATGTGCTCAAGCCAGCATAATGGTCTGCAATGAAATTGAAGGAACAATGGGGGTATAAACACTATTAATGACATTTTCATTTCATAACCAAAACAAACTAAAAGGTAAGCTCGATAGCAAGTTAGCAACCATATGCAAAAGATTAGCACGTCGAGATTCGAGTAACAGAACTTGTGCATGGTGGCAAATTAGCAATGATTCCCTCGGGTTTACGTGCATAGAGAAGCCAACACCTTAACCCGTTGGCTATTTGGATCACAAAAGAAGATTTCGAGATTCTAATCCTGTAACAAAATGGGGGCTTTTCAGCATATAGCATGCCGATCTAACAATGCACCTATTAGAAGGATAGACCAAATATTCTACATCCCGGTTCGATAGTTCGATACAATGAAGTACTCTAGCACGAAAATACTAACATCAAAAGATATCAATATTTTGATTTAACTCGAAAGAAAACAGGGAACTCGACAAATCGACCAATCCCAAGCTTTTTTACAGTTCAAGAACAACAGAGATCTGCAATGTTATAGCGATGTTTATAGAATATatctatatatagagagagaaacATATGAGCCAACAGAACATTACTTCAATGTTTAAAATCCAAACTACCATTGACAAGACAAAGATCAAAGTTACCTTTCTAGAACCATTTTTGCAACAGAGTAAGCTTAAAGGAAGCTGCTTTAATAACTTTGAAACATTCATAGTCTTCAAAAGAACAAACTTTAAGACAAAACCCAGAAGTTTTTTAAACAAAGTAAAGATGATACCTTTTGTAAAATTCACCAAAGGAACCACCCCAAAGCCGTTTACCAAGCAATCCTTCAGCACAGTGCCGACCTTCCCAAAGTTCAAGACCACCGGTGACGACGCCGGGAACGAGCACCACCGGGTGGTTCGCCGTCAAACCTTCTTTTCTTAACTTAACACCGGGAGGGTCCGGTAATGGACCGGTTATCGCCATCGTTACGAATTGAGGGATTGAAT contains:
- the LOC107932878 gene encoding formin-like protein 20; this encodes MEITGEPPPLWPQLATATIHRRRRQPPSPLFSPPFLIILLPTIALLLLFFAVPPFLSTIAAQISQPTGVKKNSDSLNLFLVFFAIFCGFFARRNDGSGDGDNENSRNDGDTHINKQQWFDQYPVRKIYDDHPPPINAVEETTVIRRLKRNSSSYPDLRQESLWENSEDRSRFYDDYAIKYYNDEVHELRRSWRSDHRFEECEPKVIISPAKSPARSTPPPPPPTPPPAAAYRKPRRSYQAVGRNENVNNTQKFHVKYDGSESPAPQPLKPPPPPAAGYRKPRRSYQAVGRKENVNNAQKFHVEYDGSESPAPQPVTPPPPPPPPPRRPPSPVSQLGYSSEQRYGKLERRKSNATKEIKMVFASLRKRKKKKAKDDYRYESPANYSTSIPPPSPPPPPPPMPPPPSSVFKKYNLFKSKGSKSKRIHSVPPPPPPLPPPSSVSKPKQNTQSPPPPPPPPPAPPTPPLRPSRRRTTTNANNYKPPLPTTKPSTSFYHVDENVNSGEQSPLIPKPPPPPPEFNDDEKVSMMDGDDGAIVGRVPVFCPSPDVNAKAETFIARLRDGWKLEKINSMKEKQEDKKL
- the LOC121204773 gene encoding phospholipid:diacylglycerol acyltransferase 1 codes for the protein MNKPLSFYRSYFLSKTMSFLRRRNSTDSSKTRIADPNIEKDGADDDDKKKDQYKIPQRRNSGSKKWSCWDNCCWFIGFICSIWWFCLFLYNTMPDSIPQFVTMAITGPLPDPPGVKLRKEGLTANHPVVLVPGVVTGGLELWEGRHCAEGLLGKRLWGGSFGEFYKRPLCWLEHISLDNDTGFDPPGIRVRPVTGLVAADYFATGYFVWAVVIANLAHIGYEEKSLYMAAYDWRLSFQNTEIRDQSLTRIKSNIELLVATHGGKKVVVLPHSMGVQYFLHFMKWVETPAPRGGGGGPDWCAKHIKAIMNIGAPFLGSPKSIALHFSIEVRDIAALRAQAPGLLDKDVLGLQTFKHLMRMFRTWDATFSMIPKGGETIWGGLDWSPETETVNNSAKKGTDNSTRNTGGNGNICDTKGVNYGRLISFSKDWAETHSSKIERVDFKHVAKGDKLTNSSNCDIWLEYHEMGNRAIKAVADHEVYTAGSILDLLHYVAPKLMARGASHFSYGIADDLDDPKYDQYKYWSNPLETKLPNAPDMEIYSLYGVGLPTERGYIYKVAPPSDCSIPFQIDTSVDGDSEDSCLRGGVFSGDGDETVPIISAGFMCAKGWRGKTRFNPSGIRTYNREYKHAPPANLLEGRGTQSGSHVDLLGNFALIEDVLRVAAGATGEDIGGDRVYSDIFKWSERINIKL